The following proteins are encoded in a genomic region of Magnolia sinica isolate HGM2019 chromosome 1, MsV1, whole genome shotgun sequence:
- the LOC131251202 gene encoding uncharacterized protein LOC131251202 isoform X2, producing MPTLSLSDEALSSNMDWSKHPKSVLIMDEVDGLLLKGVTEAVEEAEAAEEKEGDKFYSFVREEEGDKFYSFAKEEGDKFYYLWMRIGLLPEVVSW from the exons atgccaactctctctctctcagatgaaGCTCTGAGTTCTAACATGGACTG GTCAAAGCATCCAAAATCTGTGTTGATTATGGACGAGGTTGATG GCTTGCTTCTTAAAGGAGTCACCGAAGCAGTAGAAGAAGCAGAAGCAGCAG aagaaaaagaaggagacaAGTTTTATTCTTTTGTCAGAGAAGAAGAAGGTGACAAGTTTTATTCTTTTGCCAAAGAAGAAGGTGACAAGTTTTATTATTTATGG ATGCGGATTGGCTTGTTACCCGAG GTTGTATCGTGGTGA
- the LOC131251202 gene encoding uncharacterized protein LOC131251202 isoform X1, giving the protein MPTLSLSDEALSSNMDWSKHPKSVLIMDEVDGLLLKGVTEAVEEAEAAGMYVHAFPLSFLAQIPSGNLSCLENITNATYFVYRPSTDSINTPISCAFSHIIILN; this is encoded by the exons atgccaactctctctctctcagatgaaGCTCTGAGTTCTAACATGGACTG GTCAAAGCATCCAAAATCTGTGTTGATTATGGACGAGGTTGATG GCTTGCTTCTTAAAGGAGTCACCGAAGCAGTAGAAGAAGCAGAAGCAGCAGGTATGTATGTACATGCTTTTCCCTTGTCATTCTTGGCTCAAATACCTTCAGGCAATCTTAGTTGTCTGGAAAACATTACAAATGCCACATATTTTGTGTATAGACCCAGTACTGATTCGATAAATACCCCCATAAGTTGTGCTTTTAGCCATATAATAATTCTAAACTAA